A single region of the Rhodospirillales bacterium genome encodes:
- a CDS encoding flagellar basal body-associated FliL family protein yields MANAALDEDEPEEASKGGEDDSTEEGEESEGGGKKKIIIIAVAALLVLAGGGAGLYFTGMLDSVLGKGEAHGEAGAEGGEHAAEEGGHGEAAAVDEHGVPIPAGPAFLKIPDMIVNLSGEGAQPRYLRLSVQLELKKQADIQGVEQVMPRVVDQFQTYLRELRVQDLRGSAGIYRLQMELLSRVNAAAYPIEVQDVLFQEILIQ; encoded by the coding sequence ATGGCTAACGCAGCGCTTGATGAGGACGAACCGGAAGAGGCTTCCAAAGGAGGAGAAGACGATTCTACCGAAGAGGGAGAAGAATCTGAAGGTGGCGGAAAGAAAAAGATTATTATCATTGCCGTTGCGGCACTGCTTGTTCTGGCCGGCGGCGGTGCGGGGCTTTATTTTACGGGCATGCTGGACAGTGTGCTCGGCAAAGGCGAAGCACACGGGGAAGCCGGCGCTGAAGGAGGAGAGCATGCTGCCGAAGAGGGGGGGCATGGGGAAGCTGCCGCGGTCGATGAACATGGCGTTCCCATTCCTGCCGGACCCGCGTTCCTGAAAATTCCCGATATGATCGTCAATCTGAGCGGTGAAGGCGCGCAGCCGCGTTACCTGCGTTTGAGCGTTCAACTGGAGCTTAAAAAACAGGCGGACATTCAGGGGGTGGAGCAGGTGATGCCCCGTGTCGTGGATCAGTTTCAAACCTATTTGAGAGAACTTCGGGTGCAGGATTTGCGCGGTTCGGCAGGGATATACCGTCTCCAGATGGAGCTTTTATCCCGTGTAAATGCCGCGGCTTACCCCATTGAGGTGCAGGATGTTTTGTTTCAGGAGATTCTGATACAATAG
- the fliM gene encoding flagellar motor switch protein FliM, translating into MSDTETEAPLEEEMSDEEKAMMAEWESMAGEGDGGDSSDGAADDIFGGGDGEATARILNQEEIDSLLGFDDDGFGATETSGVMALINSAMVNYERLPMLDIVFDRLVRLMSTSLRNLTSDNVEVSLDQVSTVRFGDYMNSVPLPAMLSVFKAEEWDDNGLIVTDSALIYSIVDVLLGGRKGMPAIRVEGRPYTTIESRLVERMVQVALSDLSSAFDPLSPVSFSLERLETNPRFATITQSGNACVLARLRVDMGDRGGRIEILLPYATLEPIRELLLQMFMGEKFGRDSIWETHLTEELYRTEVPLQAVMGEKTMTLRDMLNWKVGSRVIFNTFVDDELELRCGHVPMFRGPVGQKQGSIAVKIDKYIPPERSEER; encoded by the coding sequence ATGAGTGATACGGAGACAGAAGCTCCCCTTGAAGAGGAGATGAGCGACGAAGAAAAGGCCATGATGGCCGAATGGGAAAGCATGGCCGGCGAAGGCGATGGGGGCGACAGCAGCGATGGCGCCGCGGATGATATTTTCGGCGGCGGGGATGGCGAAGCGACGGCCCGTATCCTGAATCAGGAAGAGATCGACTCCCTTCTGGGGTTTGACGATGACGGTTTCGGGGCCACGGAAACATCCGGTGTGATGGCCCTGATTAATTCGGCCATGGTCAATTACGAACGCCTGCCGATGCTGGATATCGTTTTCGACCGCCTTGTCCGGCTGATGTCCACGTCTTTGCGGAACCTGACGTCCGACAACGTGGAGGTTTCTCTCGATCAGGTGTCGACGGTGCGCTTCGGGGACTATATGAACTCCGTGCCGTTGCCTGCGATGCTCTCTGTCTTCAAGGCGGAGGAGTGGGACGATAACGGCCTGATCGTTACGGACAGCGCCCTGATTTATTCCATCGTGGATGTGCTTCTGGGCGGACGGAAAGGGATGCCGGCCATTCGGGTAGAAGGGCGGCCTTATACGACAATCGAAAGCCGTCTGGTGGAGCGTATGGTGCAGGTGGCTTTGAGCGATCTGTCTTCCGCTTTCGATCCGCTGTCCCCGGTAAGTTTTTCGCTGGAGCGGCTGGAAACGAACCCCCGTTTTGCCACGATCACGCAAAGCGGAAATGCCTGCGTGCTTGCGCGCCTGCGTGTGGATATGGGGGATCGCGGGGGGAGGATTGAAATTCTTTTGCCCTATGCCACGCTGGAGCCTATCCGTGAATTGCTCCTGCAGATGTTTATGGGGGAAAAATTCGGGCGGGATTCCATTTGGGAAACGCACCTGACGGAAGAGCTTTACCGGACGGAAGTTCCCCTGCAGGCGGTCATGGGGGAAAAAACGATGACCTTGAGGGATATGCTGAACTGGAAGGTGGGGTCCCGCGTGATCTTCAATACGTTCGTGGATGACGAACTGGAGCTCCGCTGCGGCCATGTTCCGATGTTCCGCGGTCCTGTCGGTCAGAAACAGGGGAGTATCGCCGTCAAAATCGACAAGTATATTCCCCCGGAACGAAGCGAGGAGAGATGA
- a CDS encoding flagellar protein FlbB → MLVLFLALSFGVRFGELVTGKSGSLTSGGFAYAKEEPAVPSEEASPPSQDELSSEEGAHEALPEEHAGEGQDGAETEEKAEAEEKTHEGKEGEKWKDSMDSNLEFSATKMELFQDLSSRRDDLESRERELVMREALLRAAEQEIDQKYKELISLREEIQSLLKTQSEEEEKRIASLVKIYEGMKAKSAARIFDTLDMGVLLQVLGQMSERKSAPIIAAMNPERARSVTIMLAEQRKLPDLSEGALR, encoded by the coding sequence ATTCTGGTCCTTTTTCTGGCGCTGTCTTTCGGGGTGCGCTTTGGTGAGCTTGTAACCGGTAAGTCCGGTTCTCTAACCTCCGGCGGTTTTGCTTACGCGAAAGAAGAACCGGCGGTCCCCTCTGAGGAGGCGTCTCCCCCCTCACAGGATGAGCTGTCTTCGGAAGAAGGCGCTCATGAAGCTTTGCCGGAAGAGCACGCAGGAGAGGGGCAGGACGGCGCTGAAACAGAAGAAAAAGCAGAAGCAGAAGAAAAAACGCATGAAGGAAAAGAAGGGGAAAAATGGAAGGATTCCATGGATTCCAATCTTGAGTTTTCGGCGACAAAGATGGAATTGTTTCAGGATCTTTCAAGCCGCCGCGACGATCTGGAATCGCGGGAGCGGGAGCTTGTCATGCGGGAAGCCCTTTTAAGGGCCGCGGAGCAGGAGATCGACCAGAAATACAAGGAGCTGATTTCTTTGCGTGAGGAGATACAGTCTTTGTTAAAGACGCAATCGGAAGAAGAGGAAAAACGCATCGCCAGTCTGGTTAAAATTTATGAAGGGATGAAGGCGAAAAGCGCCGCCCGGATATTCGATACGCTGGATATGGGGGTTTTGCTTCAGGTTTTGGGCCAGATGTCGGAACGGAAATCCGCGCCGATTATCGCCGCCATGAATCCCGAACGGGCGCGGAGCGTGACTATTATGCTGGCCGAGCAAAGGAAGCTGCCTGATTTGTCTGAAGGCGCTCTTCGTTAG
- a CDS encoding response regulator, producing the protein MPVDTNMNVLVVDDYQTMVRIIKNLLKQIGFCNVDEASNGKEALSRVESKQYGLIISDWNMEPMTGLDLLKAIRTSNEHYSDVPFIMVTAESKTENVIIAKQAGVNNYVVKPFNAETLKGKIAAVLGEF; encoded by the coding sequence GTGCCTGTAGATACAAATATGAATGTTCTTGTTGTGGACGACTATCAGACGATGGTCCGTATTATCAAGAATCTCCTGAAGCAGATCGGGTTTTGTAATGTCGATGAGGCCAGCAATGGCAAGGAGGCGTTGAGCCGTGTTGAAAGCAAGCAATACGGGTTGATTATTTCGGACTGGAACATGGAGCCCATGACGGGGCTGGATCTCCTGAAAGCCATACGCACGTCAAACGAACATTACAGCGATGTTCCTTTCATTATGGTAACGGCGGAAAGCAAGACGGAAAACGTGATTATCGCCAAGCAGGCCGGCGTCAATAATTATGTTGTAAAACCTTTTAACGCCGAGACGCTGAAAGGAAAAATTGCAGCCGTTCTGGGCGAATTCTAG
- a CDS encoding protein phosphatase CheZ: MGKAYERGQVVKIIHSVIDKMESSGASVDLFQQIRDLAEAINKLKTDISHGGADHLKNKEIPEATDELDAVVKATAEATNTIMSACEEIEKISEKAGIEGIGDQIGKIYEACSFQDITGQRITKVVDTFKIVDSKVAHIMEALNEQVGPIASIAAKEPNVDPNDDRRLLNGPQMPEKAVSQADIDKILAEFDN, encoded by the coding sequence ATGGGTAAAGCTTACGAACGGGGGCAAGTCGTCAAAATCATCCATTCTGTCATCGACAAAATGGAAAGTTCGGGCGCATCTGTTGATTTGTTCCAACAGATCAGGGATTTGGCCGAAGCGATCAACAAGCTCAAAACGGACATTTCACATGGCGGCGCCGACCATCTGAAAAACAAAGAAATTCCCGAGGCGACGGATGAACTGGATGCTGTCGTCAAGGCAACGGCAGAGGCCACGAATACCATCATGAGCGCTTGCGAAGAGATCGAAAAGATTTCCGAGAAGGCAGGGATTGAAGGCATCGGCGATCAAATAGGTAAAATATATGAAGCCTGCAGCTTTCAGGATATTACAGGCCAGAGAATTACCAAGGTTGTCGATACGTTCAAGATTGTCGATTCCAAGGTGGCCCATATCATGGAGGCGCTGAATGAGCAGGTGGGGCCGATTGCCTCCATTGCCGCAAAGGAGCCGAATGTCGATCCGAATGACGACCGCCGTCTTCTGAACGGACCGCAAATGCCTGAAAAAGCCGTTAGCCAGGCAGATATCGACAAGATATTGGCGGAATTTGATAATTAA
- a CDS encoding flagellar motor protein MotB, translated as MRYRRRRLSSVKTQTSNASQLMGLSLFIMLLAFFIVLNAISSFEEKKMSSVMDSVEQAFSKDVQRQDKKTSVTPDPVSSINEGETVERLDALFQAQISSFNAKKNVHSGTMYVTLPLDVFSKSIMAIGQEDVTKTRSISTGKNFFLPTLVSILKSDRQGLPYRMDVVLHTKENPAKLQNQKPKSLLKTMKREGSFARQLEKTGLSQQLMSMGIRQGDPDVVELVFRRHEPFSPAISQDSPDTAK; from the coding sequence ATGAGATATCGCCGCAGACGCCTTTCGAGCGTAAAAACACAAACTTCCAACGCCAGCCAGCTTATGGGCCTGTCTTTGTTCATTATGCTGCTTGCCTTTTTTATCGTGCTGAATGCCATTTCTTCTTTTGAAGAAAAGAAAATGAGTTCCGTGATGGACAGCGTTGAACAGGCTTTTTCAAAAGATGTCCAGCGGCAGGATAAAAAAACCTCTGTGACGCCCGATCCTGTCAGCTCGATCAATGAAGGGGAAACGGTTGAGCGTCTGGACGCCCTGTTTCAGGCGCAGATAAGTTCTTTTAACGCGAAGAAAAACGTTCATTCCGGCACGATGTATGTGACGTTGCCGCTGGATGTTTTTTCAAAAAGCATTATGGCGATAGGTCAGGAGGACGTAACGAAAACACGCAGTATTTCGACAGGAAAGAATTTTTTTCTGCCGACATTGGTGTCCATTCTGAAATCCGATCGGCAGGGCCTTCCTTACCGGATGGATGTTGTTTTGCATACGAAGGAAAACCCTGCAAAACTGCAAAACCAGAAACCGAAATCCTTGCTAAAAACGATGAAGAGGGAAGGCAGCTTCGCGCGCCAGCTTGAAAAAACGGGCCTGTCTCAACAATTGATGAGCATGGGCATCCGGCAGGGGGACCCGGATGTTGTCGAACTTGTTTTCCGCAGGCATGAGCCGTTTTCTCCTGCGATTTCGCAAGATAGCCCGGACACAGCAAAATGA
- a CDS encoding OmpA family protein has protein sequence MGDRGGGGAIWLISFTDVMALMLTFFVLLFAMSNPREENWEGIKDTVQNNFNKYAGQLLNRGHQDAVSIEKVNFSQALDLNYLRTLIASLIEREPSLKVVKFISQSGTLILSLPEDLLFDPGEAKIKEDAGRALFTLANILSRIKNRVEVVGHTDPRPISTEDFPSNWELSMMRAAQVAAVLENVGYGQSVVIRGQAGGRYLDLEGSVPESKRLELSRRVDILIMEDDGKRVKLFDIGSP, from the coding sequence ATGGGGGATCGCGGCGGCGGCGGCGCGATCTGGCTTATTTCCTTTACGGACGTTATGGCCCTGATGCTGACATTTTTTGTCCTGCTTTTTGCGATGTCCAACCCCCGGGAAGAGAATTGGGAGGGGATCAAAGATACCGTCCAGAATAATTTTAATAAATATGCCGGGCAGCTTTTAAATCGCGGGCATCAGGACGCTGTCAGCATTGAAAAGGTAAATTTCTCGCAGGCGCTGGATTTGAATTATCTAAGGACGCTGATTGCATCCCTGATTGAGCGGGAGCCAAGCCTGAAAGTGGTCAAGTTTATCAGCCAGTCGGGAACCTTGATCCTCTCGCTGCCGGAAGATCTTTTATTCGATCCTGGAGAGGCGAAGATAAAAGAGGATGCGGGGCGTGCCCTCTTTACGCTGGCCAATATTCTCTCGCGCATTAAAAACCGGGTGGAAGTGGTCGGGCATACGGATCCCCGGCCGATATCGACGGAAGACTTTCCTTCCAACTGGGAACTTTCCATGATGCGCGCCGCGCAGGTCGCCGCCGTGCTTGAGAATGTCGGCTACGGTCAAAGCGTTGTCATTCGGGGGCAGGCCGGCGGACGGTATCTGGACCTCGAAGGGTCCGTTCCCGAAAGCAAACGGCTGGAATTATCCCGCCGCGTGGATATTCTTATTATGGAAGATGATGGAAAACGTGTGAAGCTTTTCGATATCGGGTCGCCCTGA
- a CDS encoding tetratricopeptide repeat protein encodes MFRLLLGLVFISAFAPVPVWAGQEVALRSGVHSSYNRLVFDWPDPPSYSLSQKGATLHMSFQKAADLDLNAFKAEGLPNIKNLKVLSGKGDNLEISIDIPEGSRFRHFSAGGRIVVDVYNQGGKVSAASAKEIKSKEKPAVKEEPAGEGIREDVKEDVEDMQAAAPEDVETAVLPPPDVDPHVITVTATQVLGMAVFERAGWLWLVMDDPGISVLPQISGPQKDRFGDPVRYELPEGVAYRLELPQGLNVRGEGGGLLWRIVASPAEKEIEHALPEKAFEGDDPLRGGVLRWPLSNVRKILDVKDPVFGDVIKVVTVEEAGQSAGASRAFPDLESLPSAIGLAVLPKVDDLGMRMAAEGAGVEAFRAGGLILSRDKDVKPVEMREEAQAEIVEEEKSPLSRIYNFDRWEMGGVRALDSNQQVLMATLGAKNKNGRAQDLMTLAKLMLANDRGYESLGYLRVAAQELPGVSESPEYLALRGGARALSGKHDSAIEDLSDPSLQDYGELGYWKAFTLAGLEDWQQAISVLPEGFDVLAGYPPQLRQPVALALSEVALRAGKTDLAEGLLGMLEMDMKEMLPPYQAAWNYLMGEMQRQLGNTDKAKEYWEPLVKGKDDLYRAKAGLSLTRLQLENKDITPAQAIDRLEGLRYAWRGDELETLVNLRLGHVYIDNGDYLKGLSVLRNAVSLQPGSKIAQQVANYMGQVFRDLFMKEGVYDIPPLEAVTIYDEFKELTPAGEEGDKFTELLAERLVEADLLGRAAKILENQVAHRLEGEEKARLAVRLAGVRLLDRKPEGALRALDVAEETYKDVFGSEGIPLEREREIKLLRARAFSKLKKTDQALALLDQLPNEPVVSRLRTDVAWNAGRWDEAADAFQDLILSEDISLKRPLTDYQRDLILNRAIALNLSGNRVGLTNLRERFKDSMKETEKHQFFDVVTRPRQLGLIGSREQVMSLISEVDLFKDFLESYRKTGKAQE; translated from the coding sequence ATGTTTAGACTCCTCTTAGGTCTTGTTTTTATCAGCGCGTTTGCGCCTGTTCCCGTGTGGGCCGGGCAGGAGGTTGCGCTGCGTTCCGGCGTGCATTCCAGTTATAACCGGCTTGTTTTCGACTGGCCCGATCCTCCCTCTTACAGCCTGTCGCAAAAGGGCGCGACGCTGCACATGTCGTTTCAGAAAGCGGCGGATCTTGATTTAAACGCTTTCAAAGCGGAGGGGTTGCCAAACATTAAAAATCTGAAAGTCCTTTCCGGGAAAGGGGATAATCTGGAGATATCCATAGATATTCCCGAAGGAAGCCGTTTCCGGCATTTTTCGGCCGGAGGCCGGATTGTCGTCGATGTTTACAATCAAGGCGGGAAGGTTTCGGCGGCTTCGGCCAAAGAGATAAAATCCAAGGAAAAACCTGCCGTGAAAGAAGAGCCGGCCGGGGAAGGTATAAGGGAAGATGTAAAGGAAGACGTAGAGGACATGCAGGCGGCGGCGCCTGAAGACGTTGAAACCGCTGTCCTTCCGCCGCCGGATGTCGATCCGCATGTGATTACGGTGACGGCAACCCAGGTTTTGGGGATGGCTGTTTTTGAACGGGCCGGCTGGCTCTGGCTTGTGATGGATGACCCCGGCATATCCGTGTTGCCGCAAATATCAGGTCCGCAGAAAGACCGTTTCGGGGACCCTGTTCGTTACGAATTGCCGGAAGGGGTCGCTTACCGGCTGGAGCTTCCACAGGGGCTGAATGTCCGCGGCGAAGGGGGCGGGCTGTTGTGGCGGATTGTCGCCAGCCCGGCGGAAAAAGAAATCGAACATGCTCTGCCGGAAAAAGCGTTTGAAGGGGATGATCCTTTGCGCGGAGGTGTCTTGCGCTGGCCTCTTTCGAATGTGCGTAAAATACTGGACGTAAAAGATCCCGTCTTCGGCGATGTGATAAAAGTCGTGACGGTGGAAGAAGCGGGGCAGTCCGCAGGGGCTTCCAGGGCGTTTCCCGATCTTGAATCTTTGCCTTCCGCAATCGGCCTCGCCGTTCTTCCCAAAGTGGATGATCTGGGGATGCGCATGGCGGCGGAAGGCGCAGGGGTTGAAGCTTTTCGGGCCGGCGGGCTCATCCTTTCAAGGGACAAGGACGTCAAGCCTGTGGAGATGCGTGAAGAAGCGCAGGCGGAAATTGTGGAGGAAGAAAAATCCCCGCTCTCCCGTATTTACAACTTCGACCGGTGGGAAATGGGCGGCGTGCGGGCGCTGGATTCAAACCAGCAGGTTTTAATGGCAACGCTTGGCGCGAAGAATAAAAACGGGCGGGCGCAGGATTTGATGACATTGGCCAAGCTGATGCTGGCCAATGACCGGGGATATGAATCTCTGGGGTATTTGCGGGTGGCGGCGCAGGAATTGCCGGGCGTTTCGGAAAGCCCGGAATATCTTGCGCTCAGAGGCGGTGCGCGGGCGCTCTCCGGCAAGCATGATTCGGCGATTGAGGATTTATCGGATCCTTCCCTGCAGGATTACGGGGAACTCGGCTACTGGAAAGCCTTCACGCTGGCAGGGCTGGAAGACTGGCAGCAGGCCATTTCCGTTTTGCCGGAAGGCTTTGACGTTCTGGCCGGTTATCCGCCGCAGCTCCGGCAGCCGGTCGCCCTTGCCTTGTCGGAAGTGGCATTGCGGGCCGGGAAAACCGATCTTGCCGAAGGTCTTCTGGGGATGCTGGAAATGGATATGAAGGAGATGCTTCCTCCTTATCAGGCCGCCTGGAACTACCTGATGGGAGAGATGCAGCGCCAGCTTGGAAACACGGACAAAGCCAAAGAATACTGGGAGCCTCTTGTCAAAGGGAAGGATGACCTCTACCGCGCGAAAGCGGGCCTGTCGCTGACCCGCCTTCAGCTTGAAAATAAAGATATCACGCCGGCACAGGCCATCGATCGGCTGGAGGGGCTGCGCTATGCGTGGCGCGGAGACGAACTGGAAACCCTTGTGAATTTAAGGCTGGGCCATGTCTATATCGATAACGGCGATTATTTGAAGGGGCTGTCTGTTTTGCGGAACGCCGTTTCCCTGCAGCCGGGGTCAAAAATCGCGCAGCAGGTCGCAAATTATATGGGGCAGGTTTTCCGGGACCTGTTTATGAAAGAGGGCGTGTATGATATTCCGCCGCTTGAAGCCGTGACCATTTACGACGAATTTAAAGAACTGACGCCGGCAGGAGAGGAAGGGGATAAATTTACCGAGCTTCTGGCGGAGCGACTCGTGGAGGCCGACCTTCTGGGCCGCGCGGCAAAAATTTTGGAAAATCAGGTCGCACACCGTCTGGAAGGGGAGGAAAAAGCCCGTTTGGCCGTGCGTCTGGCCGGGGTGCGTTTGCTGGACCGGAAACCGGAAGGCGCTTTGCGGGCGCTGGATGTCGCGGAAGAAACGTATAAGGACGTTTTTGGCAGCGAGGGGATTCCGCTTGAGAGGGAACGTGAAATCAAGCTTTTGCGCGCGCGGGCTTTTTCAAAACTCAAAAAAACGGATCAGGCGCTGGCGCTTCTGGACCAGCTTCCGAACGAGCCGGTTGTCAGCCGCCTTCGGACGGATGTCGCGTGGAACGCCGGACGGTGGGATGAAGCGGCGGATGCTTTTCAGGATTTGATTTTATCGGAGGATATTTCCCTGAAACGCCCTTTGACGGACTATCAGAGGGATTTGATTTTAAACCGGGCGATTGCGCTTAATCTTTCCGGAAACCGTGTGGGGCTCACGAATTTGCGCGAACGGTTCAAGGATTCGATGAAAGAGACGGAAAAACACCAGTTTTTTGACGTCGTGACAAGGCCGCGTCAGCTTGGCCTGATCGGAAGCCGGGAGCAGGTTATGTCGCTTATTTCCGAAGTGGATTTGTTCAAGGACTTTCTGGAGAGCTACCGGAAAACCGGAAAAGCGCAGGAGTAG
- the fliP gene encoding flagellar type III secretion system pore protein FliP (The bacterial flagellar biogenesis protein FliP forms a type III secretion system (T3SS)-type pore required for flagellar assembly.), with translation MMMIKNKTASLAFFGLSVLLLSDPALAQTISLDFGGEENGTVTGRVIQLVLVMTVLSLAPSILVMMTSFTRIIVVLSFLRTAIGIQQTPPNTVMISLALFLTFFIMAPTLQSAYESGLKPLINEEIDEVQAFEQGVEPFKEFMLKHVRERDLELFVELSGDGPFEKPMAVPLQILIPSFMISELRRAFEIGFMLFLPFLIIDMVTASILMSMGMMMLPPVMISLPFKIIFFVLVDGWYLISGSLIQSFETLPAGVSG, from the coding sequence ATGATGATGATAAAAAATAAAACAGCTTCTCTTGCTTTCTTCGGACTTTCCGTCCTTCTGCTTTCCGACCCCGCCCTCGCCCAGACCATCTCGCTGGATTTCGGCGGCGAAGAAAACGGCACCGTCACAGGCCGCGTGATCCAGCTTGTCCTCGTGATGACCGTCCTGTCACTGGCGCCAAGCATTCTGGTGATGATGACGAGCTTCACGCGGATCATCGTCGTGCTGTCTTTCCTGCGCACCGCGATCGGCATCCAGCAAACGCCGCCCAATACCGTGATGATCTCGCTGGCTCTCTTTTTAACCTTTTTTATCATGGCCCCCACGCTGCAAAGCGCCTATGAGAGCGGCCTAAAACCCCTGATTAACGAAGAAATAGACGAAGTGCAGGCCTTTGAACAGGGCGTCGAACCTTTCAAGGAATTTATGCTCAAACATGTGCGCGAACGGGATCTGGAACTCTTCGTTGAACTCAGCGGAGACGGGCCTTTTGAAAAGCCCATGGCCGTACCGCTGCAGATTTTAATTCCCTCTTTCATGATTTCGGAACTCCGGCGCGCCTTCGAGATCGGCTTTATGCTTTTCCTGCCCTTCCTGATTATCGACATGGTCACCGCCTCTATTTTGATGTCCATGGGGATGATGATGCTCCCGCCCGTGATGATCTCGCTGCCCTTCAAGATTATCTTCTTCGTGCTGGTGGATGGGTGGTACCTGATCTCCGGCTCTCTTATCCAAAGCTTTGAGACATTGCCGGCAGGGGTAAGCGGATAA
- a CDS encoding FliO/MopB family protein, which yields MEITELAKFAASLLFVLALMGGLAFIIRRFGLGQAGRFISTEKKQLRIIETLPLDARRKLVLLERGPNRHLVILGPSGETVIETNITAEDDDDKK from the coding sequence ATGGAAATCACAGAACTTGCAAAATTTGCCGCTTCCCTCCTTTTCGTTCTGGCATTAATGGGCGGACTGGCCTTTATTATCAGGCGCTTCGGTCTGGGACAGGCCGGACGTTTTATATCCACAGAAAAAAAACAGCTTAGAATTATCGAAACGCTGCCGCTGGATGCGCGGCGAAAGCTGGTCCTGCTGGAACGCGGCCCGAACAGGCATCTTGTCATTCTGGGACCGTCGGGTGAAACTGTCATCGAAACAAATATTACGGCAGAAGATGATGATGATAAAAAATAA
- a CDS encoding EscU/YscU/HrcU family type III secretion system export apparatus switch protein, whose translation MTNEFDDGYGNQDEDPLIPLNLKKKSLRQTAVALKDRTRERQVPKVVAAGRGKIAEQILQLALENDIRVREDSALAEMLAVIELDSPIPSEAFAAVAEILAFVYRANGQPNPFDAALTDAMEDKEKE comes from the coding sequence ATGACAAATGAATTTGACGACGGATACGGAAATCAGGACGAAGATCCGCTTATCCCGCTGAATTTAAAGAAAAAATCCCTCCGGCAGACCGCTGTCGCGCTTAAAGACCGCACGCGGGAAAGGCAGGTCCCGAAAGTTGTGGCTGCCGGACGGGGAAAAATTGCCGAGCAAATCCTGCAACTCGCGCTGGAAAATGATATCCGCGTACGAGAAGACAGCGCGCTGGCGGAAATGCTGGCCGTTATCGAACTGGACAGCCCCATCCCGTCCGAAGCTTTCGCGGCCGTTGCCGAAATTCTGGCCTTTGTCTACCGCGCAAACGGACAACCAAATCCCTTTGACGCAGCCCTCACAGATGCTATGGAAGACAAAGAGAAAGAATAA
- the flgB gene encoding flagellar basal body rod protein FlgB, translating into MTLQNIPLLQAMGAKMQYLSMRQDVLAQNIANADTPKYRARDLTKVDFGSVLEDVIDSDRVRMEKTHPGHMPSPDVTKSSKNQKQKITYEVAPAGNAVIVEEQMVKATQTTMDFNLMTNLMRKQTGMIRIALGRGQ; encoded by the coding sequence ATGACATTACAAAATATTCCTCTGCTGCAGGCGATGGGCGCAAAAATGCAATATCTGTCAATGCGTCAGGACGTGCTGGCCCAGAACATCGCCAACGCAGATACGCCGAAATATCGTGCCCGGGATCTGACGAAGGTCGATTTCGGCAGCGTTTTGGAGGATGTCATCGATTCCGACAGGGTTCGGATGGAAAAAACCCATCCGGGACATATGCCGTCGCCGGATGTGACCAAAAGCAGCAAAAACCAGAAACAAAAAATTACGTATGAAGTCGCCCCGGCGGGTAACGCGGTGATCGTTGAGGAGCAAATGGTCAAAGCGACCCAGACCACGATGGATTTTAACCTCATGACCAATTTGATGCGCAAGCAGACAGGCATGATCCGCATTGCGCTGGGGCGCGGACAGTAG
- the flgC gene encoding flagellar basal body rod protein FlgC gives MSDLFDSLAISAHGMRVQGERTRVISENIANADTAAKTPDEQPYARKIITFKNALDRESRQRLVEVDKIKDDSRKDFPLKYMPDHPGANEAGYVKMPNVNMLIEMNDMREAQRSYEANLGMMEQSRSMMLRTIDMLR, from the coding sequence ATGTCTGATTTATTTGACAGTCTTGCCATTTCCGCCCACGGCATGCGGGTACAGGGAGAGCGGACCCGCGTGATTTCAGAAAACATCGCCAATGCGGATACGGCGGCTAAAACCCCGGATGAGCAGCCTTATGCGCGTAAAATCATTACGTTTAAAAATGCGCTGGACCGTGAGAGCCGCCAGCGTCTTGTCGAGGTGGATAAAATCAAGGACGACAGCAGAAAGGATTTCCCGCTGAAATATATGCCCGATCATCCGGGCGCCAATGAAGCGGGCTATGTAAAAATGCCGAATGTGAACATGCTGATTGAAATGAACGATATGCGCGAAGCGCAGCGCTCCTACGAAGCCAATCTGGGGATGATGGAGCAGTCGCGTTCCATGATGCTGCGGACAATCGATATGTTACGTTAA